Proteins encoded together in one Corvus hawaiiensis isolate bCorHaw1 chromosome 15, bCorHaw1.pri.cur, whole genome shotgun sequence window:
- the CDC23 gene encoding cell division cycle protein 23 homolog isoform X1: MAAAAMVAAAGGGDFSDLREIKKQLLSVAERSRERGLQHSGKWAAELAFALEPLPLSELPPPPVLTEEDARDLDAYTLAKSYFDLKEYDRAAYFLRGCKSQKAYFLYMYSRYLSGEKKKDDETVDSLGPLEKGQVKNEALRELRVELSKKHKAQELDGFGLYLYGVVLRKLDLVKEAIDVFVEAAHVLPLHWGAWLELCNLITDKEMLKFLSLPDTWMKEFFLAHIYTELQLIEEALQKYQSLIDAGFSKSTYIISQIAVAYHNIRDIDKALSIFNELRKQDPYRIENMDTFSNLLYVRSMKPELSYLAHNLCEIDKYRVETCCVIGNYYSLRSQHEKAALYFQRALKLNPRYLGAWTLMGHEYMEMKNTSAAIQAYRHAIEVNKRDYRAWYGLGQTYEILKMPFYCLYYYRRAHQLRPNDSRMLVALGECYEKLNQLVEAKKCYWRAYAVGDVEKMALVKLAKLHEQLNESEQAAQCYIKYIQDIYSCGEVVEHLEVSTAFRYLAQYYFKCKLWDEASACAQKCCAFNDTREEGKALLRQILQLRNQGETSSTDVAAPFFLPASLSANNTPTRRVSPLNLSSVTP, translated from the exons atggcggcggcggcaatggtggcggcggcgggcggcggcgacTTCTCGGATCTGCGGGAGATcaagaagcagctgctgagcgTGGCAGAGCGGAGCCGCGAACGCGGGCTGCAGCACAGCGGGAAGTG GGCTGCTGAACTTGCATTCGCCCTGGAGCCACTGCCGTTGAGCGAGCTGCCGCCTCCCCCCGTGCTCACCGAG GAGGATGCTCGTGATCTGGATGCCTACACGTTGGCCAAGTCTTACTTTGATCTCAAGGAATATGACCGGGCTGCCTACTTTTTACGGGGCTGCAAGAGCCAGAAAGCTTACTTCTTGTACATGTACTCCAGATATCTG tcaggggaaaagaagaaggatGATGAGACAGTTGATAGTTTGG GACCTCTGGAAAAAGGACAAGTGAAAAATGAAGCTTTACGAGAATTGAGAGTTGAGCTCAGCAAGAAACACAAGGCACAGGAACTGGATGGATTTGGCCTTTATCT ATACGGTGTTGTGCTGCGGAAGCTGGACCTGGTGAAAGAAGCAATAGATGTGTTTGTTGAAGCTGCTCATGTCCTGCCTTTGCATTGGGGAGCCTGGCTGGAACTTTGCAACTTGATTACAGATAAAGAGATG TTGAAGTTCCTGTCCTTGCCAGATACATGGATGAAAGAGTTCTTTCTTGCACACATTTATACAGAGCTGCAACTGATAGAGGAAGCTCTGCAGAAGTATCAGAGTCTCATTGATGCAGGATTTTCCAAAAGCACTTACATCATCTCTCAGATTGCAGTTGCTTACCACAATATAAGAG ATATTGACAAAGCCTTGTCCATCTTTAATGAGCTGAGGAAACAAGATCCCTACAGGATAGAAAACATGGACACTTTCTCCAACTTGCTCTATGTAAGG AGCATGAAGCCTGAGTTGAGCTACCTGGCCCATAATCTCTGTGAAATAGACAAGTACCGTGTTGAGACCTGCTGTGTAATTG GAAATTATTATAGCTTGCGTTCCCAGCATGAAAAAGCAGCGCTCTATTTCCAGAGGGCCTTGAAATTGAATCCTCGTTATCTAGGAGCCTGGACACTTATGGGACATGAGTATATGGAAATGAAGAACACATCTGCAGCTATCCAGGCTTATAG GCATGCAATAGAGGTGAACAAAAGGGACTACAGAGCATGGTATGGCTTGGGGCAAACCTATGAAATCCTCAAAATGCCATTTTACTGTCTCTACTACTACCGGCGGGCCCACCAGCTCAG ACCAAATGATTCTCGTATGCTGGTTGCTCTAGGAGAATGCTATGAGAAACTCAATCAGTTGGTGGAGGCTAAAAAG TGCTATTGGAGAGCTTATGCTGTGGGAGATGTGGAGAAAATGGCACTTGTGAAACTCGCCAA gTTGCATGAACAGCTAAATGAATCTGAACAGGCAGCTCAGTGCTACATCAAATACATTCAGGATATCTATTCCTGTGGG GAGGTAGTGGAGCACCTGGAAGTCAGCACTGCATTCCGTTACCTGGCCCAGTACTACTTCAAGTGTAAGCTTTGGGATGAAGCCTCAGCATGTGCTCAGAAATGCTGTGCCTTCAATGAT accagagaagaaggaaaggcCCTTCTGCGGCAGATCTTACAGCTTCGCAACCAAGGAGAAACATCATCCACAGATGTTGCtgctccctttttccttcctgcatcCTTGTCCGCTAACAACACTCCCACACGTCGTGTTTCCCCTCTCAATCTGTCTTCTGTAACACCATGA
- the CDC23 gene encoding cell division cycle protein 23 homolog isoform X2, which yields MAAAAMVAAAGGGDFSDLREIKKQLLSVAERSRERGLQHSGKWAAELAFALEPLPLSELPPPPVLTEEDARDLDAYTLAKSYFDLKEYDRAAYFLRGCKSQKAYFLYMYSRYLSGEKKKDDETVDSLGPLEKGQVKNEALRELRVELSKKHKAQELDGFGLYLYGVVLRKLDLVKEAIDVFVEAAHVLPLHWGAWLELCNLITDKEMLKFLSLPDTWMKEFFLAHIYTELQLIEEALQKYQSLIDAGFSKSTYIISQIAVAYHNIRDIDKALSIFNELRKQDPYRIENMDTFSNLLYVRSMKPELSYLAHNLCEIDKYRVETCCVIGNYYSLRSQHEKAALYFQRALKLNPRYLGAWTLMGHEYMEMKNTSAAIQAYRHAIEVNKRDYRAWYGLGQTYEILKMPFYCLYYYRRAHQLRPNDSRMLVALGECYEKLNQLVEAKKCYWRAYAVGDVEKMALVKLAKLHEQLNESEQAAQCYIKYIQDIYSCGEVVEHLEVSTAFRYLAQYYFKCKLWDEASACAQKCCAFNDVYCSVFYKLISDQRRRKGPSAADLTASQPRRNIIHRCCCSLFPSCILVR from the exons atggcggcggcggcaatggtggcggcggcgggcggcggcgacTTCTCGGATCTGCGGGAGATcaagaagcagctgctgagcgTGGCAGAGCGGAGCCGCGAACGCGGGCTGCAGCACAGCGGGAAGTG GGCTGCTGAACTTGCATTCGCCCTGGAGCCACTGCCGTTGAGCGAGCTGCCGCCTCCCCCCGTGCTCACCGAG GAGGATGCTCGTGATCTGGATGCCTACACGTTGGCCAAGTCTTACTTTGATCTCAAGGAATATGACCGGGCTGCCTACTTTTTACGGGGCTGCAAGAGCCAGAAAGCTTACTTCTTGTACATGTACTCCAGATATCTG tcaggggaaaagaagaaggatGATGAGACAGTTGATAGTTTGG GACCTCTGGAAAAAGGACAAGTGAAAAATGAAGCTTTACGAGAATTGAGAGTTGAGCTCAGCAAGAAACACAAGGCACAGGAACTGGATGGATTTGGCCTTTATCT ATACGGTGTTGTGCTGCGGAAGCTGGACCTGGTGAAAGAAGCAATAGATGTGTTTGTTGAAGCTGCTCATGTCCTGCCTTTGCATTGGGGAGCCTGGCTGGAACTTTGCAACTTGATTACAGATAAAGAGATG TTGAAGTTCCTGTCCTTGCCAGATACATGGATGAAAGAGTTCTTTCTTGCACACATTTATACAGAGCTGCAACTGATAGAGGAAGCTCTGCAGAAGTATCAGAGTCTCATTGATGCAGGATTTTCCAAAAGCACTTACATCATCTCTCAGATTGCAGTTGCTTACCACAATATAAGAG ATATTGACAAAGCCTTGTCCATCTTTAATGAGCTGAGGAAACAAGATCCCTACAGGATAGAAAACATGGACACTTTCTCCAACTTGCTCTATGTAAGG AGCATGAAGCCTGAGTTGAGCTACCTGGCCCATAATCTCTGTGAAATAGACAAGTACCGTGTTGAGACCTGCTGTGTAATTG GAAATTATTATAGCTTGCGTTCCCAGCATGAAAAAGCAGCGCTCTATTTCCAGAGGGCCTTGAAATTGAATCCTCGTTATCTAGGAGCCTGGACACTTATGGGACATGAGTATATGGAAATGAAGAACACATCTGCAGCTATCCAGGCTTATAG GCATGCAATAGAGGTGAACAAAAGGGACTACAGAGCATGGTATGGCTTGGGGCAAACCTATGAAATCCTCAAAATGCCATTTTACTGTCTCTACTACTACCGGCGGGCCCACCAGCTCAG ACCAAATGATTCTCGTATGCTGGTTGCTCTAGGAGAATGCTATGAGAAACTCAATCAGTTGGTGGAGGCTAAAAAG TGCTATTGGAGAGCTTATGCTGTGGGAGATGTGGAGAAAATGGCACTTGTGAAACTCGCCAA gTTGCATGAACAGCTAAATGAATCTGAACAGGCAGCTCAGTGCTACATCAAATACATTCAGGATATCTATTCCTGTGGG GAGGTAGTGGAGCACCTGGAAGTCAGCACTGCATTCCGTTACCTGGCCCAGTACTACTTCAAGTGTAAGCTTTGGGATGAAGCCTCAGCATGTGCTCAGAAATGCTGTGCCTTCAATGAT GTGTATTGTTCTGTTTTctacaaattaatttcagaccagagaagaaggaaaggcCCTTCTGCGGCAGATCTTACAGCTTCGCAACCAAGGAGAAACATCATCCACAGATGTTGCtgctccctttttccttcctgcatcCTTGTCCGCTAA